From Nicotiana tabacum cultivar K326 chromosome 22, ASM71507v2, whole genome shotgun sequence, one genomic window encodes:
- the LOC142176629 gene encoding cytochrome P450 94A2-like: MQFVFSDLLGDGLLLVDGEKWKTQRHFLSHIFHADTFRYRVKSSTIKELSGRLIPLFSRADIDKATLDLQDIFHRLTFDILCQVGFSHDPEYLLPSLPEKPLIDAFETAIKISMRRFTCPSILWKAKKLLNIGSEENLRYAVDVLREYVKKRIAGKVEKFSMQNSSIDEGGDFFDRFITRALKYNVVVDEKFVIDTGINFILAGDDTLFSALIWFFWLVSSHPQVEKEIVKEIEEKDDDDLNEMVYTHASICESMRLYPPVPLELKQVTEDDVWPDGTKLKKGMTIFLHVLAMGRSTELWGSDCEVFRPERWLLKYSSTGNWNFLSWKRNCFQADKAGGSYYSKEISDRSFRRI, from the exons ATGCAATTTGTTTTCTCAGACTTATTAGGGGATGGACTTTTACTTGTAGATGGAGAGAAATGGAAAACCCAAAGGCATTTCCTCAGTCATATATTCCACGCGGATACATTTCGTTATCGAGTAAAATCATCCACCATTAAAGAGCTCTCTGGCCGTCTTATTCCTTTATTCTCTAGGGCAGATATAGATAAAGCTACTCTAGACCTCCAGGACATATTTCATAGGCTTACATTTGACATTCTATGCCAGGTAGGTTTTAGCCATGATCCAGAATACTTGTTACCATCTCTCCCTGAGAAACCATTAATAGATGCTTTTGAAACTGCAATAAAGATCAGTATGAGAAGGTTCACTTGCCCTTCCATCTTGTGGAAAGCTAAAAAGCTTCTCAACATTGGATCTGAAGAGAATCTCAG GTATGCAGTAGATGTACTCAGAGAATATGTAAAGAAGAGAATCGCGGGAAAGGTGGAGAAGTTTTCGATGCAAAACTCTTCCATAGATGAGGGAGGCGATTTTTTTGACAGATTTATAACAAGGGCTCTCAAATACAATGTAGTAGTTGATGAGAAGTTTGTCATAGATACAGGTATTAATTTCATCCTGGCTGGTGATGACACGCTGTTTTCAGCTCTAATATGGTTCTTTTGGCTAGTCTCGAGTCACCCACAAGTAGAAAAGGAGATTGTCAAAGAAATCGAAGAGAAAGATGATGATGATTTGAATGAAATGGTGTATACACATGCTTCGATTTGTGAAAGCATGAGACTATACCCACCAGTTCCTCTTGAATTGAAGCAAGTGACCGAAGACGATGTTTGGCCGGACGGAACAAAGTTGAAAAAGGGAATGACCATTTTTCTACATGTTCTTGCAATGGGGAGATCAACAGAATTATGGGGTTCGGATTGTGAAGTTTTCCGCCCAGAGCGCTGGTTGTTGAAATACTCCAGTACAGGAAATTGGAATTTCTTGTCTTGGAAAAGAAATTGCTTTCAGGCAGATAAAGCTGGTGGCAGCTACTATTCTAAAGAGATTTCGGATCGTTCCTTCAGACGGATTTAG